One window of Marinomonas primoryensis genomic DNA carries:
- a CDS encoding SDR family oxidoreductase, with product MRNGETIVRLKGKTILITAAGQGIGRASAEACLREGANVIATDINKEALQKLQSDCPQIQTHLLDVTDSNAIKAFAKTLPNLDGLFNCAGFVHNGTVLDISDEDWDFSMNLNVTSMMRMCRTFLPGMLEQAKITGSSSIVNMASMASSIKGFPMRTAYGASKAAVIGLTKGIAADFVKKGIRCNSVNPGTVNTPSLQGRISSAPDPVQAEKDFIARQPMGRLAEVDDITPMVVFLLSDESLCITGQSLSVDGGVTI from the coding sequence ATGAGAAACGGAGAAACGATTGTGAGACTTAAAGGCAAAACAATATTAATAACAGCCGCTGGTCAAGGAATTGGTAGAGCAAGTGCTGAAGCCTGTTTAAGAGAAGGGGCGAACGTTATCGCCACAGACATTAATAAAGAGGCTTTGCAAAAACTGCAGTCTGACTGCCCACAGATTCAGACGCATTTATTAGATGTAACGGATAGCAATGCGATAAAAGCCTTTGCTAAGACGCTGCCTAATCTAGATGGCTTGTTCAATTGTGCGGGTTTTGTTCACAATGGCACCGTATTGGATATCTCTGATGAAGATTGGGATTTCAGTATGAATCTCAATGTCACTTCAATGATGCGTATGTGTCGTACTTTTTTACCGGGCATGTTGGAACAAGCAAAAATCACAGGCTCGTCTTCGATTGTCAATATGGCTTCTATGGCATCGTCTATTAAAGGCTTTCCTATGCGTACTGCCTACGGTGCGAGTAAGGCCGCGGTGATTGGGTTGACCAAAGGTATTGCAGCGGATTTTGTGAAAAAAGGCATTCGCTGTAATTCGGTTAATCCTGGAACCGTTAATACCCCTTCTCTGCAAGGTCGAATTTCTTCTGCACCAGATCCAGTACAAGCAGAAAAAGATTTTATCGCCCGCCAGCCAATGGGGCGTCTTGCTGAAGTGGATGACATTACTCCGATGGTTGTATTTTTATTATCTGATGAGAGCCTGTGTATTACTGGGCAGTCTTTATCTGTTGATGGCGGAGTGACAATTTAG
- a CDS encoding sugar ABC transporter ATP-binding protein, producing MMSLLVEMHGIEKRFPGVYCLKGVGFELRSGEVHALMGENGAGKSTLMKILSGVYQRDGGTVKVNGSLVEFDGPKEAQDAGVGIIHQELSLMNDLTVAQNVFIGREPRSLFGIINEKKLNQQAQTIFQKMNFDLDPITEVSQLTVAKQQMIEIAKALSYKSRILIMDEPTAALNDAEIAELFTIIQSLKAEGVGIIYISHKMDEIKQIADRVTVMRDGEYIDTVEAKDTPLSKIISMMVGREVKDENVDIPDLSDSPEVLSVKSLSRGKEIQDVSFSLKKGEILGFAGLMGAGRTEVARAIFGADAFDSGEIWVNGKHCNISTPSDAVAAGIGYLSEDRKHFGLALGMDVRANISMATLGRFINTCGVLQEADMEKVANDYIEKLAIRTPSDTQEVGFLSGGNQQKVVIAKWLLRDCDILIFDEPTRGIDVGAKAEIYKLLEALAKQGKAIIVISSELPEVMRLSHRIAVMCQGKLTGILPGGKATTQEQIMALATQ from the coding sequence ATGATGTCTCTATTGGTTGAAATGCATGGAATTGAAAAGCGATTCCCCGGTGTTTATTGCCTTAAAGGCGTAGGTTTTGAACTGCGCTCGGGTGAAGTGCATGCTCTTATGGGAGAAAACGGAGCAGGCAAATCGACATTAATGAAAATACTGTCTGGCGTGTATCAGCGCGATGGCGGTACGGTCAAAGTGAATGGTTCATTGGTGGAATTTGATGGGCCTAAAGAGGCACAAGATGCCGGTGTTGGCATTATTCACCAAGAACTGAGTCTGATGAACGACTTAACAGTTGCTCAGAATGTCTTTATTGGTCGTGAGCCACGTTCTTTATTTGGCATTATTAATGAAAAGAAATTGAATCAACAGGCGCAAACAATTTTTCAAAAAATGAATTTTGATCTTGATCCGATTACTGAAGTAAGCCAGTTAACGGTGGCGAAACAGCAAATGATCGAGATTGCCAAAGCCTTGTCGTATAAATCTCGCATCCTAATAATGGATGAGCCAACGGCAGCACTCAATGACGCTGAAATTGCAGAACTCTTTACCATTATTCAATCTTTGAAAGCAGAAGGTGTAGGGATTATTTACATCAGTCATAAGATGGATGAGATCAAGCAAATTGCAGATCGTGTCACTGTGATGCGTGATGGTGAATACATAGACACAGTGGAAGCTAAAGACACGCCTTTATCGAAAATCATCTCCATGATGGTGGGTCGAGAAGTGAAAGACGAAAACGTTGATATACCTGATTTATCGGATTCCCCAGAGGTGCTTAGCGTTAAAAGCTTGAGTCGGGGGAAAGAGATTCAAGATGTGAGCTTCTCTCTTAAAAAAGGCGAAATATTAGGGTTTGCTGGCTTGATGGGAGCAGGGCGAACAGAAGTGGCTAGAGCCATTTTTGGTGCTGACGCGTTTGATTCTGGTGAAATTTGGGTGAATGGAAAACATTGCAACATTTCCACGCCAAGTGATGCTGTTGCAGCGGGTATTGGTTATTTATCAGAAGATCGTAAACATTTCGGTTTGGCACTAGGTATGGATGTAAGGGCAAATATATCCATGGCAACACTGGGTCGATTTATCAACACCTGTGGTGTGTTACAAGAAGCGGATATGGAAAAGGTCGCGAATGATTATATTGAAAAATTAGCGATTCGTACGCCGTCAGATACTCAAGAAGTGGGTTTTCTTTCCGGTGGTAATCAGCAAAAAGTCGTCATTGCAAAATGGTTGCTAAGAGATTGCGATATTCTCATTTTTGATGAGCCTACTCGCGGTATCGATGTTGGAGCGAAAGCAGAAATTTATAAGTTGCTTGAGGCGTTGGCAAAGCAAGGTAAAGCCATCATTGTTATTTCTTCAGAATTACCTGAAGTGATGCGCTTAAGTCATCGGATAGCAGTAATGTGTCAGGGTAAATTGACCGGAATATTACCCGGTGGAAAAGCAACAACGCAAGAACAAATCATGGCATTAGCCACACAGTAA
- a CDS encoding ABC transporter permease translates to MTTESQTASPSLISKLIKMSAHQRVLAFASLVILLVFFSVTSPNFMQMSNMLAILQATSVNGVLAVAATLVIISGGIDLSVGTLMTFTAVVAGILLTNMNLPLPVGVLGAILAGAFCGFCSGSFVAKMKIPPFIATLGMMLILKGLSLVLSGARPIYFNNTEGYDAISRGSLIGEVLPFLPIPNGVLILFVVAGVASYVLSKTVLGRYCFGIGSNEEAVRLSGVNTDRWKIAIYAVAGGICGIAGILISSRLNSAQPALGLGYELEAIAAVVIGGTSLSGGRGSIIGTLIGALIVAVLTNGLRVLSVAQEWQTVITGVIIILAVYADMMRRQKSK, encoded by the coding sequence ATGACAACCGAAAGCCAAACAGCATCACCAAGTCTGATTAGTAAACTGATAAAAATGAGCGCACATCAGCGAGTACTCGCCTTTGCGAGTTTAGTCATATTATTGGTGTTCTTTTCCGTTACTTCCCCTAACTTTATGCAAATGTCTAATATGCTGGCTATTTTGCAAGCCACATCTGTTAATGGCGTATTAGCGGTTGCTGCTACCTTAGTGATTATCTCTGGGGGTATCGATCTATCTGTCGGTACCTTGATGACGTTTACGGCCGTCGTCGCAGGCATATTATTAACAAATATGAACTTACCGCTGCCTGTTGGCGTGCTTGGGGCTATCTTAGCAGGTGCATTTTGTGGATTTTGCTCGGGCTCCTTTGTTGCCAAAATGAAAATCCCTCCTTTCATTGCCACCCTTGGCATGATGTTGATTTTAAAAGGCTTGTCTCTCGTGTTAAGTGGCGCACGCCCTATTTATTTCAATAACACAGAAGGCTATGACGCTATCTCTCGTGGCTCTTTAATTGGCGAGGTATTGCCTTTTTTACCGATTCCAAACGGCGTCTTAATTCTGTTTGTTGTTGCGGGTGTTGCCAGTTATGTTCTGAGTAAAACCGTTTTAGGCCGTTATTGCTTCGGGATTGGTTCTAATGAAGAAGCGGTGCGTTTGTCTGGTGTGAATACAGACCGCTGGAAAATTGCCATTTATGCGGTGGCTGGTGGTATTTGTGGCATAGCGGGTATTTTGATTTCTTCTCGATTGAATTCTGCGCAACCTGCATTGGGACTAGGTTATGAACTAGAAGCCATTGCCGCGGTTGTCATTGGTGGAACCTCATTATCCGGTGGTAGAGGCTCCATTATTGGTACGTTAATCGGTGCTTTAATTGTGGCCGTGTTAACGAATGGATTGCGGGTCTTATCGGTTGCACAAGAATGGCAAACGGTTATTACTGGGGTCATCATTATTCTTGCGGTATATGCCGATATGATGCGCCGTCAAAAATCAAAGTAA
- a CDS encoding ABC transporter substrate-binding protein, which yields MFSRRTLIGLVSAVSIIATSSMVKADDQLYIPLVSKGFQHQFWQAVKQGADQAAKEFDVRVTFEGPDTEAQVDRQIDMLAAALANKPDAIGFAALDSQAAIPLLRKAHKAGIPIVAFDSGVASDIPLTTATTDNVAASALAADKMAELIGKKGQVAVVAHSQTGTTGIDRRDGFLNRMKQAYPNIEVVTVQYGDGDQLKSTEVARAILTSHPKLVGMFGTNEGSAIGVVNAVRESKVKDLVVIGFDSGQAQIDAIRNGLMAGAITQNPVGIGYETVKAAVMAIKGQSLPKVIDTGFYYYTAKNIDDPKIAAVLYK from the coding sequence ATGTTTTCACGTCGTACATTAATAGGCCTTGTCAGTGCTGTATCCATTATAGCGACATCATCAATGGTAAAAGCGGATGATCAGTTATATATCCCATTAGTTTCAAAGGGTTTCCAGCATCAATTTTGGCAGGCTGTTAAGCAAGGTGCTGACCAAGCTGCAAAAGAGTTTGATGTTCGAGTCACATTCGAAGGGCCAGATACAGAAGCGCAGGTGGATCGTCAGATCGACATGTTAGCGGCTGCATTAGCCAATAAACCGGATGCCATTGGCTTTGCGGCGCTAGACAGCCAAGCCGCTATTCCTTTATTGCGTAAAGCACACAAAGCAGGCATCCCTATTGTCGCTTTTGACAGTGGTGTTGCTAGTGATATTCCACTCACAACAGCCACTACGGATAACGTCGCCGCCTCTGCTTTAGCCGCAGATAAAATGGCTGAACTTATTGGTAAGAAAGGCCAAGTTGCTGTAGTAGCTCATAGCCAAACGGGTACCACTGGTATTGATCGACGCGATGGTTTTCTTAATCGCATGAAACAAGCCTATCCGAATATAGAGGTTGTGACCGTTCAATACGGTGATGGTGATCAACTGAAATCTACCGAAGTGGCTCGTGCCATCTTAACGTCGCACCCAAAATTAGTGGGTATGTTTGGTACCAATGAAGGTTCAGCAATTGGTGTGGTTAATGCGGTACGTGAATCCAAAGTGAAAGATCTAGTGGTGATTGGTTTTGATTCTGGTCAAGCGCAAATTGATGCGATTCGTAACGGTTTGATGGCAGGCGCCATTACTCAGAATCCTGTAGGGATTGGTTATGAAACGGTTAAAGCAGCGGTAATGGCGATTAAAGGTCAATCATTACCAAAAGTAATCGATACAGGCTTTTACTATTACACAGCTAAAAATATAGACGATCCAAAAATAGCCGCTGTTCTTTATAAATAA
- a CDS encoding fumarylacetoacetate hydrolase family protein — translation MKLVRFGPAGKEKPGVIDEKGQVRDLSSVIPDLSDEHLSAKTMAKLHSLDVSSLPIVDGIPQETLRLGACVTKVGKFICIGLNYADHAAESGMPVPAEPVIFSKWTSAIVGPNDDVKIPKGSEKTDWEVELGVVIGEGGSDIAETDAMKHVAGFCVINDVSERAFQLEGTGTWDKGKGCDTFGPTGPWLVTPDEVGDFNDLGIWLEVDGKRYQNGSTSTMVFTVPFLIAYCSRYMSLQPGDIISTGTPPGVGLGFKPPIYLKGGEEMKLGIDKLGVQCQKVVKA, via the coding sequence ATGAAATTAGTACGTTTTGGACCAGCAGGAAAAGAAAAGCCTGGTGTTATTGATGAAAAAGGCCAAGTTCGAGACTTATCATCGGTTATTCCAGACCTTTCAGATGAGCACTTGAGCGCAAAAACAATGGCGAAATTACATTCATTGGATGTGAGTAGCTTGCCGATTGTAGATGGCATTCCTCAAGAAACGCTACGTCTGGGAGCCTGTGTTACCAAAGTTGGTAAGTTTATCTGCATTGGTTTGAACTATGCCGATCACGCGGCAGAATCTGGTATGCCTGTACCGGCAGAACCCGTTATTTTCAGTAAATGGACATCGGCGATTGTTGGGCCTAATGATGATGTGAAAATTCCAAAAGGTTCAGAAAAAACCGATTGGGAAGTTGAATTAGGTGTGGTTATTGGTGAAGGCGGAAGTGACATTGCTGAAACCGATGCGATGAAACACGTGGCTGGGTTTTGTGTCATTAACGATGTATCGGAACGCGCTTTTCAACTTGAAGGCACAGGGACATGGGATAAAGGCAAAGGCTGCGATACGTTTGGCCCAACAGGTCCTTGGTTAGTCACACCTGACGAAGTGGGTGATTTTAATGACTTGGGTATTTGGTTGGAAGTCGACGGGAAACGTTATCAAAATGGTTCAACGTCTACCATGGTGTTTACCGTTCCTTTCCTGATTGCTTATTGCAGTCGCTACATGAGCTTGCAACCAGGTGACATTATTTCAACCGGTACGCCTCCTGGTGTTGGATTAGGCTTTAAGCCACCCATTTATTTAAAAGGTGGCGAAGAAATGAAACTCGGCATAGATAAGCTAGGTGTGCAATGTCAAAAGGTCGTTAAGGCTTGA
- a CDS encoding aldo/keto reductase — protein MKTRIIDSSGSRITELGFGSAGAGNLFRPVPYEDITKAINKAHSLGIQYFDTAPHYGAGLAERRLGVALHDLPRAYIFLSTKVGRVLHADKNSVKKDADCYVQASPFDREYDYTYDGIMRSFEDSLQRLGVSQIDMLLMHDIGELTHKEKNRVYFQQAVEGGFKAMTELREQGVVRNIGLGVNEWKICDQAMEHAQFDCFMVANCFTLLNNDITQTFTDKCRKNQVSLIAAAPFNSGILAKGSKGLGHYFYGEAPQDIVEKVIAIESVCEEFDVSLQAAAIQYALRYDCVKSILIGMTNDVRVAQNVAWYEEDIPEAFWQALAPVIYSK, from the coding sequence ATGAAAACAAGAATAATAGACAGCAGTGGTTCTAGAATAACGGAACTTGGTTTTGGTAGTGCCGGAGCAGGCAATTTATTTCGTCCTGTACCTTATGAAGACATTACTAAAGCCATCAATAAAGCTCACTCTCTTGGTATTCAGTATTTCGATACCGCTCCTCACTATGGTGCTGGCCTTGCTGAACGTCGGTTAGGCGTCGCCTTACATGATCTACCACGCGCGTATATATTTTTATCAACGAAAGTAGGGCGAGTGTTACACGCCGACAAAAACAGCGTAAAAAAGGACGCTGACTGCTATGTGCAAGCCAGTCCTTTTGACCGTGAATACGATTACACTTATGACGGCATCATGCGTTCATTTGAAGATTCGTTACAACGTTTAGGTGTGAGCCAAATAGACATGCTTTTGATGCATGATATTGGCGAGTTAACCCACAAAGAAAAGAACCGAGTTTACTTTCAGCAAGCGGTTGAAGGTGGTTTCAAAGCCATGACAGAGCTACGTGAACAAGGTGTAGTACGCAATATTGGTTTAGGTGTGAACGAGTGGAAAATATGCGACCAAGCGATGGAACACGCGCAGTTTGACTGCTTTATGGTGGCGAATTGCTTCACCCTATTAAACAACGATATTACGCAGACGTTCACCGATAAGTGCCGTAAGAATCAGGTATCTCTCATTGCGGCAGCCCCTTTTAACTCCGGTATTCTAGCAAAAGGCTCTAAAGGGTTAGGGCATTATTTTTATGGTGAAGCGCCACAAGATATTGTGGAAAAAGTGATTGCTATAGAAAGTGTTTGTGAAGAATTTGACGTATCACTTCAAGCCGCCGCCATCCAATATGCACTGCGTTATGATTGCGTTAAGTCCATTCTAATAGGCATGACAAATGACGTTCGTGTCGCACAAAATGTAGCTTGGTACGAAGAAGATATACCGGAAGCGTTTTGGCAAGCGTTGGCTCCTGTTATCTACTCAAAATAG
- a CDS encoding alpha/beta hydrolase family protein has translation MKQFTYFILLFACWASNASAYSVGFDQTILYTDSDRPLKTSIWYPSQTSFPTERVADNPAFLGTDVVRIGTPLAGTFPLVVISHGYRGNWRNQNWLATRLAQDGYIVASLDHPGTTSFDHTPAIAAQWWQRPMDITRLIDWLLKESNMAPLINETNITGVGHSLGGWTVMALAGAEFDRDQLKQECILKNNPRVCGLMPELGLDQEQKGEPTSSVKDERIKRVVSLDLGLARSFSRQSLQNLTTPTLILAAGVDIGDLPQAEESGFLAQYIPQEKRDYIIYSDAAHFSFMQLCKPGAIAMIEEEEPGDGVVCQDGDGRSREALHQAMYQDITRFIQTP, from the coding sequence ATGAAACAATTTACTTATTTCATCTTATTATTCGCTTGCTGGGCTTCGAATGCTTCGGCTTATTCTGTGGGTTTTGACCAAACTATCTTATACACCGACAGCGACCGACCGTTAAAAACCAGCATTTGGTACCCGTCTCAAACCTCGTTTCCAACAGAGCGAGTGGCGGATAATCCTGCTTTTTTAGGAACCGATGTGGTGCGAATCGGTACACCGTTAGCGGGAACGTTTCCACTGGTGGTTATTTCTCATGGTTATCGAGGTAACTGGCGCAATCAAAACTGGTTGGCCACTCGATTGGCTCAAGATGGCTATATTGTCGCGTCGCTGGATCACCCCGGTACGACGAGCTTTGATCATACTCCTGCCATTGCCGCTCAATGGTGGCAACGACCAATGGATATAACTCGCCTCATCGATTGGTTGTTAAAAGAGTCGAACATGGCGCCACTGATTAATGAAACGAACATTACTGGTGTTGGTCATTCATTGGGCGGTTGGACTGTAATGGCATTGGCGGGTGCAGAGTTTGACCGAGACCAGTTAAAGCAAGAATGCATTCTCAAAAACAATCCTCGTGTGTGTGGTTTGATGCCAGAGTTGGGTTTGGATCAAGAACAGAAAGGCGAGCCAACAAGCAGTGTAAAAGATGAGCGAATCAAACGCGTTGTATCATTGGACTTGGGTTTGGCGCGTAGCTTTTCTCGACAGAGTTTGCAAAACCTGACCACGCCAACGTTAATCCTCGCAGCGGGAGTGGACATTGGTGATTTACCTCAAGCCGAAGAATCCGGTTTTCTTGCTCAATACATTCCTCAGGAAAAACGAGATTACATAATTTATTCAGACGCTGCGCATTTCAGCTTTATGCAACTTTGTAAACCGGGTGCGATCGCGATGATCGAAGAGGAAGAGCCTGGCGATGGCGTTGTTTGCCAAGACGGCGACGGTCGTTCGCGGGAAGCGCTGCATCAGGCCATGTACCAAGACATCACACGATTTATCCAAACGCCTTAA
- a CDS encoding helix-turn-helix domain-containing protein — translation MIAIPLPFVVALLLSILAALLFIRREENTQSAFAFVALCALTTTVVGLRWTFDYSLFRLLQPILAACIPATAWYCFSSAHKRHAFRFWHLLPPIFVILCSFTYPFWRPPLDPVLTLLYVGYGSALIHASFKASRIPEQVRLSDIDKALKAERLAGAMLLMSAMIDGALAVDFSLFSGEHVLIILAIGHAVLLPVLAIAVIMISSSIAPSINETSYQDGNESFVTAPKDKPNHQLTDDEVKDIVHKIDVLLTTKEVFLDPDLTLDRLARKACIPARQISAAINQVYGRNVSQVVNEYRIERAKTLLTSSDKNITQIYLDSGFQTKSNFNREFNRVTQQTPSAFRRSNA, via the coding sequence ATGATCGCCATTCCATTGCCTTTTGTGGTTGCCCTACTGTTGTCTATATTGGCGGCTTTGTTGTTTATTCGTCGTGAAGAAAACACTCAGTCAGCGTTTGCTTTTGTCGCTTTGTGTGCACTAACAACAACGGTAGTAGGACTACGCTGGACGTTTGATTACTCGTTATTTCGTTTACTGCAACCTATCTTGGCAGCCTGTATTCCTGCGACGGCTTGGTACTGTTTTTCAAGTGCTCACAAACGCCATGCGTTTCGTTTTTGGCATTTATTGCCACCTATTTTTGTCATTTTATGCTCTTTTACTTATCCCTTCTGGCGACCACCTCTAGACCCTGTCTTGACGCTGCTATATGTGGGTTACGGTAGCGCGCTGATTCATGCGTCGTTCAAAGCCTCACGCATCCCCGAGCAAGTCCGCTTATCAGATATAGACAAAGCACTCAAAGCGGAACGGCTCGCGGGTGCCATGCTATTAATGTCTGCGATGATTGATGGTGCATTAGCGGTCGATTTTTCACTTTTTTCTGGCGAACACGTGCTGATTATCCTAGCCATTGGTCATGCCGTGCTGTTACCCGTGCTCGCCATCGCGGTGATTATGATCAGCTCGAGCATTGCGCCAAGTATTAATGAAACGTCCTATCAAGATGGCAATGAATCTTTTGTCACCGCACCAAAAGACAAGCCTAACCACCAGCTTACGGACGATGAAGTGAAAGACATCGTCCATAAAATAGACGTATTGCTGACGACGAAAGAAGTTTTTCTTGATCCAGATTTGACCTTAGACAGACTCGCTCGAAAAGCCTGCATTCCGGCTCGTCAGATATCCGCCGCCATTAACCAAGTCTATGGGAGAAATGTCTCGCAAGTGGTGAATGAATACCGCATTGAACGAGCGAAAACACTGCTGACCAGCAGCGATAAGAACATCACGCAAATCTACCTAGATTCAGGGTTTCAGACTAAGTCCAACTTCAACCGTGAATTCAACCGAGTCACACAACAAACCCCGAGCGCATTTCGACGCTCTAATGCATAA
- a CDS encoding DUF805 domain-containing protein produces MNWYFDGWKRYAQFSGTASREAFWVFSLVNVLISMLFVVLEVFFQATWKMDALYSLLVFLPMLSLTVRRLHDTNRSAWWLWVVLVPAIGMVILLIILALPSDSGDQTFDYPQVGGTS; encoded by the coding sequence ATGAACTGGTATTTTGACGGGTGGAAGCGATATGCGCAATTTTCAGGAACCGCCTCACGGGAAGCGTTTTGGGTGTTTTCCTTGGTGAATGTTTTGATCTCAATGCTGTTTGTCGTGTTGGAGGTGTTTTTTCAAGCGACATGGAAAATGGATGCGCTTTATAGTCTGCTGGTTTTTTTGCCGATGCTGTCTTTAACTGTTCGCAGATTGCACGATACCAACCGCTCTGCTTGGTGGTTGTGGGTAGTCTTGGTTCCTGCAATCGGTATGGTGATTCTGCTTATTATATTGGCATTACCGAGCGACAGTGGAGATCAAACATTCGATTATCCACAAGTTGGCGGAACATCATGA
- a CDS encoding VOC family protein, with protein sequence MFSHIYYGVSNFELAYNFYSKLMACLDIQERFYDRDKPWAGWNSDSADGRPLFVISKPFNGQLHHAGNGQMIAFTAKNRATVNAAYDLAIANGATCEGQPGLRNEYHQSYYGTYFRDVDGNKVCVVCHEVE encoded by the coding sequence ATGTTTTCACACATCTATTACGGCGTTAGTAACTTTGAACTCGCTTATAATTTTTATAGCAAGCTAATGGCTTGCTTAGACATCCAAGAGCGATTTTATGACCGAGACAAACCGTGGGCGGGTTGGAACAGCGATAGCGCCGATGGTCGCCCTTTATTCGTTATCAGCAAACCATTCAATGGCCAACTGCATCACGCGGGCAACGGCCAAATGATCGCTTTCACCGCAAAAAATCGAGCCACCGTCAACGCCGCTTATGATTTAGCCATAGCAAACGGCGCGACCTGCGAAGGCCAACCGGGGCTGCGCAATGAATATCACCAAAGTTATTACGGGACGTATTTCAGAGATGTCGACGGCAATAAGGTTTGTGTTGTGTGTCATGAGGTTGAGTGA
- a CDS encoding YkvA family protein, which yields MKMMFNKLKKQAKEMKRHTLTVYFSIQNPDMPWFAKLLAMLVVAYALSPIDLIPDFIPVIGYLDDLIIVPIGLALVIRLTPQHVIRAAKLKAESAAEKPVNYYTAAVFILIWLLLFGYAIHYGYQFLN from the coding sequence ATGAAAATGATGTTCAATAAGCTCAAAAAACAAGCCAAAGAGATGAAGCGCCATACATTGACGGTGTATTTTTCCATCCAAAATCCTGACATGCCGTGGTTCGCAAAACTGCTGGCCATGCTGGTAGTGGCTTATGCACTTAGCCCGATTGACTTGATTCCTGACTTTATTCCCGTTATCGGTTACTTGGATGATTTAATCATTGTTCCGATTGGGTTGGCACTGGTTATACGACTCACACCACAACATGTGATCCGCGCCGCAAAGTTGAAAGCAGAGAGCGCCGCCGAAAAACCAGTGAACTACTACACTGCCGCTGTATTTATCCTCATCTGGCTGCTTTTGTTCGGTTACGCCATACACTATGGTTACCAATTTCTTAACTAG
- a CDS encoding MurR/RpiR family transcriptional regulator, with translation MATKQDVLSLIEKTYPTLSPSARSIANYLQQNPLAIVSQTSAEIADNTNTSKATVSRFFRQLGYDSQQGAKQAQLALRESGVPIFTQGSSLDQTAQELKNLSLTFEGLRPETLNEISERLAKASRVTLIGFRNAYPLALHFRQQLQQVRHSVRLLPQPGQTLGEDLHDILDDEVIVLLGFRRRTRQFKQIVEALQGRTTVLITDPTGQVYNQQVSHVLLCHLGNESPFDSYAAPMSLISMLCNRVFGFLGDAASRQTQAISSLYEDLDELEP, from the coding sequence GTGGCGACAAAGCAGGATGTGCTATCCCTGATCGAGAAGACTTATCCAACGCTCTCTCCTTCGGCGCGATCAATAGCGAATTATTTACAACAAAACCCCTTGGCGATTGTGAGTCAAACGTCGGCCGAAATTGCGGACAACACCAATACGTCAAAAGCCACCGTGAGTCGTTTTTTTCGCCAGCTTGGTTATGATTCGCAACAAGGTGCCAAACAAGCTCAATTAGCATTGCGCGAAAGCGGCGTTCCTATTTTCACCCAAGGTTCGTCTTTGGATCAAACTGCGCAGGAGCTAAAAAACCTATCGCTTACCTTTGAAGGCTTGCGACCAGAGACCCTTAACGAGATCAGTGAGCGCCTAGCCAAAGCAAGCCGAGTGACCTTGATAGGTTTTCGTAATGCTTATCCGTTGGCGTTGCATTTTCGTCAGCAGTTGCAACAAGTGCGTCATTCCGTTCGCTTGTTACCGCAACCGGGTCAAACCTTGGGGGAAGACCTACACGACATTCTCGACGATGAAGTGATTGTCTTGCTGGGCTTTAGGCGTCGAACACGTCAGTTCAAGCAAATCGTTGAAGCTTTGCAAGGTCGAACTACAGTCTTGATCACAGACCCAACGGGTCAGGTGTATAACCAACAAGTGTCCCATGTGCTGCTTTGCCACCTCGGAAATGAAAGCCCATTCGACAGCTATGCCGCACCGATGAGCCTAATTTCTATGTTGTGTAATCGAGTATTCGGTTTTCTGGGCGATGCGGCCAGTCGCCAGACGCAGGCGATTTCGTCATTGTATGAAGATTTAGATGAATTAGAGCCTTAG